From a single Adhaeribacter swui genomic region:
- a CDS encoding VOC family protein produces the protein MALINPHINFNGNAEEAFQFYQSVFGGEFATIIRFQDISSPENPIPEKEANKIMHIALPVGPNMLLGNDVPESLGRVNEQENRSKIAISAKSQEEAENLFYGLSAGGNVEVPFDQSPWGSYFGMFRDKYGIEWMVDFAPNKTNKPV, from the coding sequence ATGGCCCTTATTAATCCGCATATTAATTTTAACGGCAATGCCGAGGAAGCATTCCAGTTTTACCAATCCGTATTTGGCGGGGAATTCGCAACAATCATACGTTTTCAAGATATATCCAGCCCAGAAAACCCTATACCTGAAAAGGAGGCGAATAAGATCATGCACATTGCTTTGCCTGTTGGTCCAAACATGTTACTGGGCAATGATGTGCCAGAAAGTTTGGGAAGAGTAAATGAGCAGGAAAACAGGTCTAAGATAGCGATAAGTGCCAAAAGCCAAGAAGAGGCCGAGAATTTATTTTATGGGCTTTCAGCCGGCGGCAATGTGGAAGTGCCCTTTGACCAGAGTCCTTGGGGTTCTTATTTTGGCATGTTTCGAGATAAATATGGGATTGAATGGATGGTAGATTTTGCCCCAAACAAAACGAATAAACCGGTCTAA
- a CDS encoding MBL fold metallo-hydrolase: MKIQQFEDKGLAQFGYAILSESTNEIVLIDPARNPQPYYDFAEKNNAKIVGVIETHPHADFVSSHLEIHQQTGAIIYAHSLVGADYPHQTFDEGAVLPIGEVKLKSLHTPGHSPDGISIILEHDGQNVAVFTGDTLFIGDVGRPDLRESAGSITAKREELARQMYHSTRQKLMQLNDSVLVYPAHGAGTLCGKGLKEANSSTIGAEKQTNYALQPMSEAEFVRIITEDQPFVPKYFGYDVGLNKQGAPAYKQSLQEIKRLAVNELPENQNILIVDGRPQDEFKKGHPKGAINIQNGNKFETWLGSIVGPEEKYYLVAETEEKLNELLEKAAKIGYELNVAGAFVYDGAKGVKSSEFSKQAFQTNQKDYTVVDIRNSSETKSGRFFDQAITIPLPELRERAHVIPTDKPVVVHCAGGYRSAAGSSILESLLPVAVLDMGEAVTELKQI; the protein is encoded by the coding sequence ATGAAAATACAACAGTTTGAAGATAAAGGATTAGCCCAATTCGGCTACGCCATCTTAAGTGAAAGTACTAACGAAATCGTATTAATAGATCCGGCCCGGAATCCGCAGCCTTATTATGATTTTGCTGAAAAGAACAACGCCAAAATTGTAGGGGTAATAGAAACCCACCCGCATGCCGATTTTGTAAGTTCGCACCTGGAAATACACCAGCAAACCGGAGCTATTATTTATGCCCATAGCCTGGTAGGTGCCGATTACCCGCATCAGACTTTTGACGAAGGAGCCGTACTTCCGATCGGGGAAGTTAAACTAAAATCGCTGCATACGCCCGGCCACTCTCCGGATGGCATCAGTATTATATTAGAGCACGACGGCCAAAACGTAGCGGTATTTACCGGCGATACCCTTTTTATTGGGGATGTAGGCCGGCCAGATCTCCGCGAAAGTGCGGGCAGCATTACGGCAAAAAGGGAAGAACTGGCCCGCCAGATGTACCACAGCACCCGGCAAAAATTAATGCAATTAAATGATAGCGTACTGGTGTACCCGGCGCACGGGGCTGGTACACTTTGTGGCAAAGGGCTGAAGGAAGCGAACAGTAGCACCATTGGGGCCGAGAAGCAGACTAACTATGCGCTCCAACCGATGAGTGAAGCAGAATTTGTGCGGATCATAACGGAAGATCAACCCTTCGTACCTAAATACTTTGGTTACGATGTAGGCCTTAACAAACAAGGCGCACCAGCCTATAAGCAATCTCTGCAAGAAATAAAAAGACTGGCTGTGAACGAGCTACCGGAAAACCAGAATATTTTAATAGTGGATGGGCGCCCCCAGGATGAGTTCAAAAAAGGCCACCCAAAAGGAGCGATTAATATTCAGAACGGAAACAAGTTTGAAACTTGGTTGGGCAGTATTGTGGGTCCGGAAGAGAAGTACTATTTAGTAGCTGAAACCGAAGAAAAGCTTAACGAGTTGCTGGAGAAAGCCGCTAAAATTGGGTACGAGTTGAACGTAGCAGGTGCCTTTGTTTATGATGGAGCCAAGGGGGTAAAAAGCAGCGAATTTTCTAAACAAGCTTTCCAAACTAATCAGAAAGATTACACGGTAGTGGATATCCGGAACAGCAGCGAAACTAAGAGCGGAAGGTTTTTTGACCAAGCAATCACCATCCCACTACCCGAATTAAGAGAGCGCGCCCATGTAATACCAACGGATAAACCGGTGGTGGTGCATTGTGCCGGGGGCTACCGATCAGCGGCGGGCAGTAGTATTCTGGAAAGTTTGCTACCCGTAGCGGTACTCGATATGGGTGAAGCGGTAACGGAGTTAAAGCAAATATAA
- a CDS encoding TlpA family protein disulfide reductase encodes MNAITENIKKIPGWIITGIVIGALYLTGLHTEVIGQLQRIILATGFIKPTIEEINENTSPSGNTAPTLVADYNFNLLSLNGEQTSLESLKGKVIFLNFWATWCPPCIAEMPNIQSLYEKVNSDKIAFVMVSLDQDPTKAQKFIQKKGFTFPVYTHNGSLPISYETQVIPTTFIISPEGQIVTRKDGMADYDNQEFREFLQRLTQPGKI; translated from the coding sequence ATGAATGCTATTACGGAGAACATAAAAAAAATACCAGGGTGGATCATAACCGGGATAGTTATTGGGGCACTGTACCTCACCGGGCTGCATACCGAAGTTATTGGTCAGCTGCAAAGAATAATTTTGGCTACAGGTTTCATAAAACCTACTATAGAAGAAATAAATGAAAATACCTCTCCCTCCGGCAATACCGCCCCCACCTTGGTTGCTGATTATAATTTTAATCTGCTCTCCCTTAACGGGGAGCAGACTTCTCTAGAATCGCTTAAAGGGAAAGTAATATTTTTAAATTTCTGGGCAACCTGGTGCCCGCCGTGCATCGCCGAAATGCCCAATATTCAAAGTTTGTACGAAAAGGTCAATTCAGATAAAATAGCGTTTGTAATGGTATCCTTGGATCAAGACCCGACTAAAGCGCAGAAATTTATTCAGAAAAAAGGCTTCACCTTTCCGGTTTATACCCATAATGGCTCTTTGCCAATAAGCTACGAAACGCAAGTTATCCCAACAACCTTTATTATTTCGCCCGAAGGGCAAATCGTGACCCGCAAAGACGGCATGGCTGATTACGACAATCAGGAATTCCGGGAATTTTTGCAGCGCCTGACTCAACCAGGTAAAATTTAG
- a CDS encoding sulfite exporter TauE/SafE family protein encodes MEILGYLASAFIGISLGLIGGGGSILTVPVIVYLFNTPPLLATSYSLFIVGSTSLIGSITNYRKGLVNLKAALYFGTSSIVTVFITRKFLVPAIPKEIVKIGGFTLTESFLTMVLFGMLMLMASMSMIKKPKVTAPERECTDCVRFLKLVGYGIAIGLVTGLLGAGGGFLLIPALVLLVKLPMKKAVGTSLMIIALNSLIGFAGDIGHFPIQWSFLLSITFIAIVGIFLGGLLSKKIPGKKLKKGFGWFVLLMGIYILIKELLPNF; translated from the coding sequence ATGGAAATACTGGGATATCTGGCCTCGGCCTTCATAGGAATTTCGTTGGGTTTAATTGGTGGTGGAGGCTCTATTCTTACCGTACCTGTAATAGTTTACCTGTTTAACACCCCACCTTTACTGGCCACCTCCTACTCCCTTTTTATTGTTGGTTCCACCAGTTTAATTGGGTCCATTACTAACTACCGTAAGGGATTGGTTAACCTGAAAGCGGCCCTTTATTTTGGCACCTCCTCCATTGTTACCGTTTTTATAACGCGTAAGTTTTTGGTGCCTGCTATTCCCAAAGAAATTGTAAAAATCGGTGGATTTACTCTTACCGAGTCTTTTTTAACCATGGTATTATTTGGGATGCTGATGCTCATGGCCTCCATGAGCATGATTAAAAAGCCCAAAGTAACCGCACCTGAGCGAGAATGCACGGATTGTGTCAGGTTTTTAAAGCTAGTAGGCTATGGAATAGCAATCGGATTGGTTACTGGCTTATTAGGTGCCGGCGGTGGTTTTCTGTTAATCCCGGCTTTGGTGCTTTTAGTAAAGCTACCGATGAAGAAAGCCGTTGGCACCTCGCTAATGATCATTGCGCTTAATTCTCTGATAGGCTTTGCCGGCGATATCGGGCATTTTCCTATTCAATGGTCTTTTCTGCTTAGCATTACCTTTATTGCCATTGTTGGTATTTTCCTGGGCGGCTTACTGAGCAAAAAGATCCCCGGTAAAAAGCTAAAGAAAGGTTTTGGCTGGTTTGTTTTGTTAATGGGAATTTATATCCTTATCAAAGAGCTTTTACCTAATTTTTAA
- a CDS encoding amidase: MNRRYFLKNTTLAGLALPTILVSSCQSGAGNQKSTTHTDAQAPDDFELNEITIADLQKKMADGTYTSRSITELYLNRIKAIDQAGPRLHSVIEVNPDALTIADALDQERKAGKTRGPLHGIPVLIKDNIDTADKMATSAGSVALAENHATKDAFVTARLREAGAVILGKTNLSEWANFRSTRSASGWSSRGGQTKNPYVLDRSPCGSSSGSGVAVAANLCAIAVGTETDGSIVCPAAINSAVGIKPTVGLVSRSGIIPISKTQDTAGPIARTVRDAAILLGALTGTDPADVITEESTGKALKDYTPFLDANGLQGKRIGVEKAFLTGHEDVTALLQVALKVLKSKGATIVEVEIIKKMRELGDDEFKVLQYEFKDGLNKYLAQTQGPVKSLKELIAYNLQNEDKAMPYFKQEILESSEALGDLTSQEYQKAVKKNLTTSRNIIQTVMRENNLQAISGPTYGPSWCIDLINGDSSSASGYSLSSPAAISGFPHITVPMGQVDGLPIGLSFFGTAYTEPELIKLAYAYEQASKKRVPPTFKKTTNPV, encoded by the coding sequence ATGAACAGACGCTACTTTTTAAAAAATACAACCCTGGCCGGTTTAGCTTTGCCCACTATTTTGGTAAGTTCCTGCCAATCGGGTGCGGGTAATCAAAAATCAACTACCCACACCGATGCCCAAGCGCCAGATGATTTTGAGTTAAACGAAATTACCATTGCGGATTTGCAAAAGAAAATGGCTGACGGCACCTATACTTCCCGTTCGATTACCGAGCTGTACCTGAACCGGATTAAAGCCATCGACCAGGCGGGTCCGCGCCTGCACTCCGTAATTGAAGTAAACCCCGATGCCTTAACCATAGCCGATGCCCTGGACCAGGAACGAAAAGCCGGAAAAACCAGAGGACCCTTGCACGGTATTCCGGTTTTAATAAAAGACAACATAGATACTGCCGATAAAATGGCAACATCGGCGGGCTCGGTGGCTTTGGCCGAAAACCATGCCACAAAAGACGCTTTTGTTACCGCCCGTTTGCGCGAAGCTGGCGCCGTTATTTTGGGTAAAACCAACCTGAGCGAATGGGCTAATTTCCGGTCTACCCGGTCGGCGAGTGGTTGGAGTAGCCGCGGTGGCCAAACCAAAAACCCGTATGTGCTGGATCGTAGCCCCTGCGGCTCCAGTTCGGGTTCGGGAGTGGCAGTGGCGGCCAACCTGTGCGCAATAGCCGTAGGCACCGAAACCGATGGTTCAATTGTTTGTCCGGCCGCTATTAACAGTGCCGTGGGCATTAAACCTACCGTGGGTTTAGTAAGCCGTTCGGGTATTATTCCTATTTCTAAAACTCAGGACACTGCCGGACCGATTGCACGCACTGTGCGCGATGCCGCTATTTTGTTGGGTGCCCTTACCGGCACTGATCCAGCCGATGTTATTACCGAAGAAAGTACCGGTAAAGCCTTAAAAGATTATACCCCTTTTCTGGATGCGAATGGGTTACAAGGTAAACGCATTGGCGTAGAAAAAGCTTTTCTGACGGGCCACGAAGATGTAACAGCCTTACTCCAAGTGGCCCTGAAAGTACTTAAAAGCAAAGGAGCTACCATTGTGGAAGTAGAAATAATTAAAAAAATGCGGGAACTCGGCGACGACGAATTTAAAGTTTTGCAATACGAGTTTAAAGATGGCTTAAATAAATACCTGGCGCAAACCCAAGGTCCGGTAAAATCATTAAAAGAGCTTATTGCCTATAACCTGCAAAATGAAGATAAAGCCATGCCGTATTTTAAACAGGAAATACTGGAAAGTTCCGAAGCCTTAGGCGACCTTACCAGCCAGGAATACCAAAAAGCTGTAAAGAAAAACCTAACCACCAGCCGCAACATTATTCAAACGGTAATGCGCGAAAACAACCTGCAAGCTATTTCGGGCCCTACTTACGGGCCATCGTGGTGCATTGATCTCATTAACGGCGACTCTTCTTCTGCTTCAGGTTACAGTTTGTCTTCCCCGGCTGCTATCTCGGGTTTCCCGCACATAACGGTGCCCATGGGCCAGGTAGATGGTTTACCCATTGGGCTATCTTTTTTTGGCACCGCCTACACCGAGCCCGAATTAATTAAGCTGGCCTACGCTTACGAACAAGCTTCGAAGAAACGTGTACCACCTACTTTTAAGAAAACGACTAATCCTGTTTAA
- a CDS encoding RecQ family ATP-dependent DNA helicase, which yields MKLTIHQILQQYWQYNAFRPLQEDIIQAVLAGHDTLALLPTGGGKSICFQVPALAREGICLVISPLIALMKDQVEQLQKRNIAAVAIHSGLSKHEIDIALDNCVFGQIKFLYLSPERLQTDIFRERVKRMRVALLAIDEAHCISQWGYDFRPPYLQIATLRELLPGVPVLALTATATEEVKRDIQEKLLFTNARVFQQSFARANLSYSCLPTEDKNGRLLGILKNVPGSGIVYVRSRRQTVETAKWLHRQGITVGVYHAGLSYAERNKAQQNWIENKTRIIVATNAFGMGIDKPDVRLVVHLDLPETLEAYYQEAGRAGRDGRYSYATVLLGPADATDLLAKVDEAYPPIETLKRVYQALANYYQMAVGSGELVSHNFEIDDFTRTYKLKALEVHHAIRKLETEGLLQLNEAYFAPSKVFFAVNHEEIYKFQVAQPEFDPLIKALLRLYGGNLYTSFVKINEKQLAGFLSTSDAAVRKSLEYLHQRNIVEYEPQREAPQIVFTTPRYDAANLPLDYKKLAQFRKTALQKAKAVVNYLQTTDRCRTQLLLAYFGEFTDEYCRVCDYCLARKKLKRQEKNDKMLREQLLQQLTQQSWHPQALTTRFEPKYKAELTGLIRELLDQGILQYDEEGKLHLMKG from the coding sequence GTGAAGTTGACCATTCATCAGATTTTACAACAGTACTGGCAATACAACGCTTTTCGACCTTTACAGGAAGATATTATACAAGCGGTGTTGGCGGGCCACGATACGTTAGCTTTGTTGCCCACGGGTGGGGGAAAGTCGATTTGCTTTCAGGTGCCGGCTTTAGCCCGCGAAGGTATTTGCCTGGTTATATCGCCGTTAATTGCGCTCATGAAAGACCAGGTAGAGCAACTGCAAAAAAGAAACATTGCTGCCGTAGCTATACATTCGGGCTTGAGTAAACACGAAATTGATATTGCGTTGGACAATTGTGTGTTTGGGCAAATTAAGTTTTTGTATTTATCGCCGGAACGGCTCCAAACCGATATTTTTCGGGAACGTGTAAAGCGCATGCGGGTTGCTTTGCTGGCCATCGACGAAGCGCATTGTATTTCGCAGTGGGGCTACGACTTTCGGCCCCCGTATTTGCAAATTGCCACTTTGCGCGAGTTGCTGCCCGGCGTGCCGGTTTTAGCCCTGACCGCCACTGCTACGGAAGAGGTTAAGCGCGACATTCAGGAAAAATTGTTATTTACCAATGCCCGAGTTTTTCAGCAAAGCTTTGCGCGGGCCAATTTGTCGTACTCCTGCTTACCCACCGAAGATAAGAACGGCCGGTTATTAGGAATTTTAAAAAACGTGCCCGGCAGCGGTATTGTGTACGTGCGCAGCCGGCGGCAAACCGTGGAAACGGCCAAGTGGCTGCACCGGCAGGGAATAACGGTGGGGGTGTACCACGCCGGCTTATCATACGCCGAGCGCAACAAGGCCCAACAAAACTGGATTGAAAATAAAACCCGGATAATAGTAGCTACCAACGCCTTTGGAATGGGGATTGATAAACCGGATGTGCGTTTGGTAGTACATCTGGATTTACCCGAAACCCTGGAAGCTTATTACCAGGAAGCTGGCCGCGCCGGGCGCGATGGCCGGTATTCGTACGCTACCGTTTTGTTAGGCCCGGCCGATGCCACGGATTTGTTAGCTAAAGTAGATGAAGCGTATCCGCCCATAGAAACTTTAAAACGGGTGTACCAGGCTTTAGCCAATTACTACCAAATGGCGGTGGGCAGCGGCGAGTTGGTATCGCACAATTTTGAAATTGATGATTTTACCCGCACATATAAGTTAAAAGCCCTGGAAGTACACCACGCCATCCGGAAACTGGAAACCGAAGGTTTGCTGCAGTTAAACGAAGCTTATTTTGCGCCTTCAAAAGTTTTTTTCGCGGTTAATCACGAAGAAATTTACAAATTTCAGGTGGCGCAACCCGAGTTTGATCCTCTAATTAAAGCTTTACTAAGATTATACGGCGGTAATTTGTACACCAGTTTTGTGAAAATCAATGAAAAACAACTGGCCGGTTTTTTAAGCACTTCTGATGCAGCTGTTCGCAAATCGTTAGAATACCTGCACCAACGAAACATTGTGGAGTACGAGCCGCAGCGGGAAGCGCCGCAAATTGTTTTTACCACTCCCCGCTACGATGCTGCTAACCTACCGCTGGATTATAAAAAATTAGCCCAGTTCCGGAAAACGGCCCTGCAGAAAGCCAAAGCGGTAGTTAATTATTTGCAAACAACCGACCGCTGCCGCACGCAATTATTACTGGCGTATTTCGGGGAGTTTACCGACGAATATTGCCGGGTTTGCGATTATTGCCTGGCGCGCAAAAAGTTGAAACGCCAGGAAAAAAACGATAAAATGCTGCGCGAGCAATTGCTGCAACAGCTTACCCAACAATCCTGGCATCCGCAGGCGCTTACTACCCGGTTTGAACCAAAATACAAGGCCGAACTTACCGGCCTTATCCGCGAACTACTGGATCAGGGAATTCTGCAATACGACGAAGAAGGTAAACTACACTTGATGAAAGGCTAA
- a CDS encoding DoxX family protein: MSTSKTTKIIYWTSTSIIFLFEGVMPALTSHTDLAVEGIRHLGYPDYFRVMLTIFKVAGALALILPFVKGRFKEWAYAGFGFTIIAAFISHGVVDGLNGQTFFPLLIFAILTTSYLSYHKLSKLSQSDFKSVASSKYALSSLSS, translated from the coding sequence ATGAGTACATCAAAAACCACTAAAATTATTTACTGGACTTCGACCAGCATCATCTTTTTATTTGAAGGTGTAATGCCAGCGCTCACCTCCCATACAGATCTGGCTGTCGAAGGAATCCGGCATTTAGGCTATCCGGATTACTTCCGGGTTATGCTTACCATTTTTAAAGTAGCCGGCGCTTTAGCTTTAATACTTCCCTTTGTAAAAGGACGGTTTAAAGAGTGGGCCTATGCTGGTTTTGGCTTTACCATAATAGCGGCTTTTATCAGCCATGGCGTAGTTGATGGGCTTAATGGGCAAACTTTTTTTCCTCTGCTCATTTTTGCTATCTTAACTACTTCTTACCTTTCTTATCACAAACTTAGCAAATTATCCCAGTCCGATTTTAAGTCTGTTGCATCCAGCAAGTATGCCCTTTCCAGCTTATCTTCATAG
- a CDS encoding SDR family NAD(P)-dependent oxidoreductase: MEANAQKDFSGKVALVTGASSGIGKATALLYARAGAQVVVSDINEASGNQVVAEIKKNGGDAIFVKADVAKPEDCENLVKATVKQYGQLHIAFNNAGISGEANPIGELSLESWNQVIAVNLSSVFYCLKYQIQQMLQNGGGAIVNNSSILGQVGFANSAAYVAAKHGVVGLTKNAALEYSAKGIRINAVGPAFIKTPLLTQAGMNDETFQMLAGLHPIGRLGESEEVAELVIWLSSPKASFVTGAYYPVDGAYLAQ; this comes from the coding sequence ATGGAAGCAAACGCGCAAAAAGATTTTTCTGGTAAAGTTGCCCTGGTAACCGGAGCTTCTTCGGGCATTGGCAAAGCAACTGCCCTCCTATATGCCCGCGCAGGCGCCCAGGTAGTGGTTTCGGATATAAACGAGGCGTCCGGCAACCAGGTAGTAGCTGAAATAAAGAAAAACGGTGGTGATGCTATTTTTGTAAAAGCCGATGTAGCCAAGCCGGAAGATTGTGAAAACCTGGTAAAAGCAACCGTAAAACAGTATGGCCAGTTGCATATTGCTTTTAATAATGCCGGGATTAGTGGCGAAGCTAACCCAATTGGCGAATTAAGCCTAGAGAGTTGGAACCAGGTAATTGCCGTGAACCTAAGCAGCGTGTTTTACTGTCTGAAATACCAAATTCAACAAATGCTGCAGAATGGCGGTGGCGCTATTGTAAATAATTCTTCTATCCTGGGTCAGGTAGGATTTGCTAATTCCGCGGCGTATGTAGCGGCCAAGCATGGTGTGGTGGGGCTCACTAAAAATGCGGCTTTAGAGTACTCGGCTAAGGGTATCCGCATTAACGCCGTAGGACCAGCTTTTATAAAAACGCCCCTGCTTACCCAAGCCGGCATGAACGACGAAACTTTTCAGATGCTGGCCGGCTTACATCCGATAGGCAGATTAGGCGAATCGGAGGAAGTGGCCGAGCTGGTTATCTGGTTAAGTTCTCCAAAAGCCTCTTTTGTTACGGGCGCTTATTACCCCGTAGATGGAGCATACCTGGCACAGTAA
- a CDS encoding Crp/Fnr family transcriptional regulator, translating to MAQDTKEVIQQKFRHLEESLVTEISQESVIRQLDEGENVLQTGQFIRSTILVADGLLKVYREDEEGNDFLMYYLQPGDACALSMMCTVRNDQSGIMARAVVPTEVILIPAHLTESWLGKYKTWNHFVISSYRQRFEELLQTLDSVAFKALDERLLFYLKRYQKVQGNEVKLSHQQIAEELNSSREVISRLLKKLEQRGALQLHRNYIEIIKLPVT from the coding sequence ATGGCCCAGGACACCAAAGAGGTAATTCAACAAAAATTCAGGCACTTAGAGGAATCTTTAGTGACCGAAATAAGTCAGGAGAGCGTAATACGGCAGTTAGATGAAGGGGAAAACGTGTTGCAAACCGGACAGTTTATCCGCTCTACCATTCTGGTGGCGGACGGGCTATTGAAAGTGTACCGCGAGGATGAAGAAGGCAATGATTTTTTGATGTACTACCTGCAACCTGGTGATGCCTGTGCCCTATCGATGATGTGTACCGTACGTAACGACCAGAGTGGCATCATGGCACGGGCAGTAGTACCGACCGAAGTAATTTTAATACCAGCGCACCTGACCGAGAGTTGGTTAGGTAAATATAAAACCTGGAACCATTTTGTAATTTCTTCCTATCGGCAGCGGTTCGAAGAATTGCTCCAAACCCTGGATAGCGTGGCTTTTAAAGCCTTGGACGAACGCTTATTGTTTTACCTGAAACGCTACCAGAAAGTGCAAGGCAACGAAGTAAAATTGTCGCACCAGCAAATAGCCGAAGAGCTTAACAGTTCGCGGGAAGTAATTTCACGGTTACTCAAAAAACTAGAACAGCGGGGTGCCCTGCAATTACACCGTAACTACATCGAAATTATTAAGCTCCCGGTGACTTGA
- a CDS encoding DUF6691 family protein codes for MKGLKYITTGILFGIIMAKSEAISWYRIQEMFRFQSFHMYGIIGTAVTLGTIAVYLIKKFRIRDTQDNLIVFHDKDRTWFRYIIGGTIFGLGWALTGACPGPMFVNVGYGYGAMLLIIFGSLLGTYFYGVVKDKIPH; via the coding sequence ATGAAAGGATTAAAATATATAACTACGGGTATCCTGTTTGGGATCATCATGGCGAAATCTGAGGCTATTTCGTGGTACCGCATTCAGGAAATGTTTCGCTTTCAGTCGTTTCATATGTACGGTATTATTGGCACGGCGGTAACCTTGGGCACCATAGCGGTTTATTTAATTAAAAAGTTTCGCATCAGAGATACCCAAGACAATCTGATAGTTTTTCACGATAAAGACCGAACCTGGTTTAGGTATATTATTGGTGGAACCATATTTGGATTAGGTTGGGCCTTAACCGGTGCCTGTCCGGGTCCGATGTTTGTGAATGTAGGCTATGGGTACGGGGCAATGTTGCTTATAATCTTCGGCTCGTTATTGGGTACCTACTTTTATGGGGTAGTAAAAGATAAAATTCCGCACTAG
- a CDS encoding PAS domain S-box protein has translation MDTFEETKRLLENSHFYYIITTDMDGHYSYVNNHYAKSFGSMYGSIVGQPYQITMHPEDTKVCAEVSKLCFTHPDKTFPATIRKHDGHGGFVITQWEYKALWDDNQQPAGIFCLGYDITKYISQHEQLLDAQMQVAQKDGILKEIAWSQSHLVRGPLSSILGLCMVLERMDMDQNLRNIIQMLLESSRQLDEVIKSNVEKTSY, from the coding sequence ATGGATACTTTTGAGGAAACCAAAAGATTATTAGAGAATTCGCACTTCTACTATATTATTACTACAGACATGGATGGTCATTACTCCTACGTAAACAACCATTACGCCAAATCTTTCGGATCAATGTACGGGTCTATTGTGGGGCAGCCTTACCAAATAACCATGCATCCGGAAGATACGAAAGTTTGCGCGGAAGTATCGAAGCTGTGCTTTACGCATCCCGATAAAACTTTTCCGGCTACTATTCGCAAGCACGATGGGCACGGCGGATTTGTAATTACCCAATGGGAGTACAAAGCTTTGTGGGACGATAATCAACAACCGGCGGGTATTTTTTGTCTGGGTTACGACATTACCAAGTACATATCGCAGCACGAACAATTATTAGATGCTCAAATGCAGGTTGCTCAGAAAGATGGTATCCTCAAAGAAATTGCCTGGAGCCAATCTCACCTGGTGCGAGGACCTTTGTCGAGCATATTAGGTTTATGCATGGTCTTGGAAAGAATGGACATGGATCAAAATTTACGAAATATTATTCAAATGCTGTTGGAAAGCAGCCGGCAACTGGATGAAGTTATAAAATCAAATGTGGAAAAAACTTCTTATTAA
- a CDS encoding YeeE/YedE family protein: MLELLKQPWPWYTSGAAIAFIMVLLLLYGKSFGVSSNLRTLCTLAGAGKKVKFFDFNWRTQKWNLLFLFGSVLGGIIAATVLKSEHPLQLSEATVNDLQTLGINFDGQLNPAQLFGPVFFSSPKGFLILLVGGILVGFGARYAGGCTSGHAISGLSNLQIPSLVAVVGFFVGGLIMTHFLLPLIF, encoded by the coding sequence ATGTTGGAATTGCTTAAACAGCCTTGGCCTTGGTATACTTCGGGGGCAGCAATTGCTTTTATTATGGTATTACTCCTGTTGTATGGCAAATCATTTGGCGTATCATCTAATCTAAGGACCCTGTGTACGCTAGCCGGCGCGGGTAAAAAAGTTAAATTTTTTGATTTTAATTGGCGCACTCAGAAATGGAACTTACTCTTTTTATTCGGCTCGGTGCTAGGGGGCATTATTGCTGCTACCGTCCTGAAAAGTGAGCATCCCTTGCAATTATCAGAAGCTACGGTAAATGACTTACAGACTTTAGGAATTAACTTTGACGGACAATTAAATCCTGCTCAACTATTTGGACCGGTCTTTTTCTCTTCGCCGAAGGGATTTCTGATCTTGCTTGTTGGGGGCATATTGGTAGGATTTGGTGCCCGGTACGCCGGTGGTTGCACTTCGGGCCATGCCATCAGTGGCTTATCTAATCTGCAAATTCCTTCTTTGGTGGCAGTGGTAGGTTTTTTCGTTGGCGGCTTAATCATGACGCACTTTTTATTACCCTTAATTTTCTAA